A single Micromonospora luteifusca DNA region contains:
- a CDS encoding cupin domain-containing protein, whose amino-acid sequence MSGQDRPKGISPAAVEGAPGVWRVDLQKHDLSIPGREVIQSRVEFTPDSPPFKHFHPGEEIICVLQGTLEYTLEGQPPVVCNVGDALTVPYGVHHQARNVGDGIAVELATYVVEKGKPLLTKVD is encoded by the coding sequence GTGAGCGGACAGGATCGGCCCAAGGGCATCAGTCCGGCGGCGGTCGAGGGAGCGCCGGGAGTGTGGCGTGTCGATCTGCAGAAACACGATCTCAGCATTCCCGGACGTGAGGTCATCCAGAGTCGCGTGGAATTCACGCCGGACTCACCGCCGTTCAAGCACTTCCATCCCGGCGAAGAGATCATCTGCGTTCTGCAGGGAACTCTGGAATACACGCTCGAGGGTCAGCCACCGGTGGTGTGCAATGTCGGTGATGCGCTGACGGTGCCCTACGGCGTCCACCACCAGGCCCGCAACGTCGGCGACGGCATCGCGGTCGAGTTGGCCACCTACGTGGTGGAAAAAGGCAAACCCCTCCTAACCAAGGTGGACTGA
- a CDS encoding PmoA family protein, protein MNAAQESARLVVDGTEVARYVVDPALDARHGPRPYLHPVRTLGGTVVTDALPADHVWHLGASLAVQDVNGSNLWGGRTYVRDVGYTWRDDHGRIAHTGWSERSADHLAHRLEWRDPHAAVLLTEDRRLTATPLTGDVSAWRLDVDYTLRAPDGQDVRLGSPATNGRPDGAGYGGFFWRAVSTEPASVFSASATGEKAVNGSAEAWVALAGTGPDGRAYTLVFSGLGDGDRWFTRTAMYPGVGVAFAFERPVTIAAGAKRRGRHAVVVADGALDAAAAAALAVSASVR, encoded by the coding sequence GTGAACGCCGCGCAGGAGTCGGCGCGGTTGGTGGTCGACGGAACGGAGGTGGCCCGGTACGTGGTCGACCCGGCGTTGGACGCGCGGCACGGACCGCGGCCGTACCTGCATCCGGTCCGCACCCTGGGCGGCACGGTGGTCACCGACGCGCTGCCCGCCGACCACGTGTGGCACCTCGGCGCGTCCCTGGCCGTGCAGGACGTCAACGGCAGCAACCTCTGGGGCGGGCGCACCTACGTCCGCGACGTCGGTTACACCTGGCGCGACGACCACGGGCGGATCGCGCACACCGGCTGGTCGGAGCGGTCCGCCGACCATCTCGCCCACCGGCTCGAGTGGCGCGACCCGCACGCGGCGGTGCTGCTCACCGAAGACCGTCGGCTCACCGCCACGCCGTTGACCGGGGACGTGTCGGCCTGGCGGCTGGACGTGGACTACACGCTGCGGGCCCCGGACGGGCAGGACGTACGGCTGGGCAGCCCGGCCACCAACGGCCGTCCCGACGGTGCTGGCTACGGCGGGTTCTTCTGGCGGGCGGTCTCGACCGAGCCCGCGTCGGTGTTCAGCGCGTCGGCGACGGGGGAGAAGGCGGTCAACGGCTCCGCCGAGGCGTGGGTCGCCCTCGCCGGCACCGGGCCGGACGGGCGGGCGTACACCCTGGTCTTCAGCGGTCTCGGCGACGGCGACCGGTGGTTCACGCGGACCGCGATGTATCCGGGTGTGGGGGTGGCGTTCGCGTTCGAGCGGCCGGTCACCATCGCGGCCGGCGCGAAGCGGCGGGGCCGGCACGCGGTGGTCGTCGCCGACGGCGCACTGGACGCCGCCGCTGCCGCCGCCCTGGCGGTCAGCGCCTCCGTCCGGTGA
- a CDS encoding carbohydrate ABC transporter permease — MVTVTPTADAPTTPAPTTPRRPGGRPVLRLLILVAIVAVVLYPLIWMIGTSVKSQEEIVNNVGLLPERFTPGNYTAGWSNFDVSFGRFFLNSAMVSLLTVVGNGLSCLLAAYAFARLRFRLRGMWFAVMIGTLLLPQHVLIVPQYILFRTLSLVGGEWPYLPLLIPQFLATEAFFVFLMVQFMRGVPRELDEAARIDGAGPYGIFRHIILPLSRPALVTTAIFSFIWTWNDFFRQLVFLSQLEDYTVPVALTLFIDSTSQSAVGPMFAMSVLSLLPVFLFFVAFQRMLVEGINTSGIKG, encoded by the coding sequence ATGGTGACGGTGACCCCGACGGCCGACGCGCCGACCACACCAGCGCCGACCACACCCCGCCGGCCCGGCGGCCGACCGGTGCTGCGACTGCTGATCCTGGTGGCGATCGTCGCCGTGGTGCTCTACCCACTGATCTGGATGATCGGCACCTCGGTGAAGTCCCAGGAGGAGATCGTCAACAACGTGGGGCTGCTGCCCGAGCGGTTCACCCCGGGCAACTACACCGCCGGGTGGTCCAACTTCGACGTCAGCTTCGGCCGGTTCTTCCTCAACAGCGCCATGGTCAGCCTGCTCACCGTGGTCGGCAACGGCCTCTCCTGCCTGCTGGCCGCGTACGCCTTCGCCCGGCTGCGGTTCCGGCTGCGCGGGATGTGGTTCGCCGTCATGATCGGCACCCTGCTGCTACCCCAACACGTGCTGATCGTGCCGCAGTACATCCTGTTCCGGACGCTGAGCCTGGTCGGCGGCGAATGGCCGTACCTGCCGCTGCTCATCCCGCAGTTCCTGGCCACCGAGGCGTTCTTCGTCTTCCTGATGGTGCAGTTCATGCGGGGCGTCCCACGCGAGCTGGACGAGGCGGCCCGGATCGACGGCGCCGGCCCGTACGGAATCTTCCGGCACATCATTCTGCCGCTCAGCCGCCCCGCGCTGGTCACCACCGCGATCTTCTCGTTCATCTGGACCTGGAACGACTTCTTCCGGCAGCTGGTCTTCCTGTCCCAACTGGAGGACTACACCGTCCCGGTCGCGTTGACCCTGTTCATCGACTCGACCAGCCAGAGCGCGGTCGGGCCGATGTTCGCCATGTCGGTGCTGTCGCTGCTGCCGGTCTTCCTGTTCTTCGTCGCGTTCCAGCGGATGCTCGTCGAGGGGATCAACACCAGTGGCATCAAGGGCTGA
- a CDS encoding carbohydrate ABC transporter permease, whose protein sequence is MALTTAPDPTRPDPGSVRVHAERRGPGRFRDSEGLAGYVFLSPWLIGLMGITAIPMLLSLYLSFTNYDILTPFSEVEWVGLANYERMFTADPSYWHSVRVTLTFALIAVPLKLAAALGVALLLNRAWRGVGLFRGLFYLPSLLGGSVALAIVWVNMFNRDGAFNSLLSLVGIQGKPWVNDPDWALETLMVLAIWQFGAPMVIFLAGLKQVPTELYEAASVDGAGRFRQFRNVTLPMLSPVIFFNLVLETINGFQGFTAAFVLSNGLGGPVDSTLMYTLNLYITGFTDLEMGYASAMAWVFLLAIAVITAIFFSTGRFWVHYSDGEDR, encoded by the coding sequence GTGGCGTTGACCACGGCACCCGACCCGACCCGACCTGATCCCGGATCCGTCCGGGTCCACGCAGAGCGGCGTGGGCCCGGACGCTTCCGGGACAGCGAAGGCCTGGCGGGGTACGTCTTCCTGTCGCCGTGGCTCATCGGCCTGATGGGTATCACGGCGATCCCCATGCTGCTGTCGCTCTACCTGAGCTTCACCAACTACGACATCCTCACCCCCTTCTCCGAGGTGGAATGGGTGGGGCTGGCCAACTACGAACGGATGTTCACCGCCGACCCGTCGTACTGGCACTCGGTGCGGGTGACCCTGACCTTCGCGCTGATCGCCGTACCCCTGAAGTTGGCCGCGGCGCTCGGCGTGGCGCTGCTGCTCAACCGCGCCTGGCGCGGGGTCGGGCTCTTCCGCGGGCTGTTCTACCTGCCGTCGCTGCTCGGTGGCAGCGTCGCGCTGGCCATCGTCTGGGTCAACATGTTCAACCGCGACGGCGCATTCAACTCGCTGCTGAGCCTCGTCGGCATCCAGGGCAAACCGTGGGTCAACGACCCGGACTGGGCCCTGGAGACGTTGATGGTGCTGGCCATCTGGCAGTTCGGCGCACCGATGGTGATCTTCCTGGCCGGGCTCAAGCAGGTGCCCACCGAGCTGTACGAGGCCGCGTCGGTCGACGGGGCCGGCCGGTTCCGCCAGTTCCGCAACGTCACCCTGCCGATGCTCTCCCCGGTCATCTTCTTCAACCTGGTGCTGGAGACGATCAACGGGTTCCAGGGCTTCACCGCCGCGTTCGTGCTCAGCAACGGCCTCGGCGGCCCGGTCGACTCCACCCTGATGTACACGCTGAACCTCTACATCACCGGCTTCACCGACCTCGAGATGGGCTACGCCTCGGCGATGGCCTGGGTGTTCCTGCTCGCCATCGCGGTGATCACCGCGATCTTCTTCAGCACCGGACGGTTCTGGGTGCACTACTCCGACGGGGAGGACCGGTGA
- a CDS encoding ABC transporter substrate-binding protein, producing the protein MHPATPPTTNAPVGRNHRTPLPRRRLLRGLLAVTVAAPLMFGAAACGDDDGGAADPNAPVKLSIFWWGGDARAKLTEDALALYTSKHPNVTFEKTWQANQGYFDKLATLTAGGNPPDLFQIDDNFLAEYAARNTTLDLTSYQKSGKLDTSKFPESLWQYGVVDGKLVGLAAGENTQGLVYNKTLLTKNNLPEPTTGMTWEQHIAWAEEVSKKTGVPGTQDPSADYKALWVWLRQQGKDLYKGSELGFTAEDVTKWFELWKGARDRKATPTADVIHEGNATDITKQLVVTGKAGTSWVWANQMPDLKKNTKDELGVIAYPGDPSAQWARASMYWSVFKGSKNKDVAVDVINFLNNDLEAVKLLGTDRGLPSNQDLRRVVSDDTTDPAMKQSLAVEAELTQKFGPSPQVPIKGHSKVRSELTKAAENAQYGRATPAQAAAQFIEACKAAIA; encoded by the coding sequence ATGCACCCCGCAACGCCCCCCACCACCAACGCGCCTGTCGGGCGCAATCACCGTACCCCGCTGCCTCGGCGGCGCCTGCTGCGTGGCCTGCTCGCCGTGACGGTCGCCGCGCCGCTGATGTTCGGGGCCGCCGCCTGCGGAGACGACGACGGCGGCGCCGCCGACCCGAACGCCCCAGTCAAGCTCTCCATCTTCTGGTGGGGTGGCGACGCCCGGGCCAAGCTGACCGAGGACGCGCTGGCCCTCTACACCAGCAAGCACCCGAACGTGACCTTCGAGAAGACCTGGCAGGCCAACCAGGGCTACTTCGACAAGCTGGCCACGCTCACCGCCGGCGGCAACCCGCCGGACCTGTTCCAGATCGACGACAACTTCCTGGCCGAGTACGCGGCCCGCAACACCACGCTCGACCTGACCTCGTACCAGAAGTCCGGGAAGCTGGACACCTCCAAGTTTCCCGAGAGCCTCTGGCAGTACGGCGTGGTCGACGGCAAGCTCGTCGGCCTGGCCGCCGGGGAGAACACCCAGGGCCTGGTCTACAACAAGACGCTGTTGACCAAGAACAACCTGCCCGAGCCCACCACCGGAATGACCTGGGAGCAGCACATCGCCTGGGCCGAGGAGGTGTCGAAGAAGACCGGCGTACCCGGCACCCAGGACCCGAGCGCCGACTACAAGGCGCTCTGGGTCTGGCTGCGCCAGCAGGGCAAGGACCTCTACAAGGGCTCCGAGCTGGGCTTCACCGCCGAGGACGTGACCAAGTGGTTCGAGCTGTGGAAGGGCGCCCGGGACCGCAAGGCCACCCCGACCGCCGACGTCATCCACGAGGGCAACGCCACCGACATCACCAAGCAGCTGGTGGTCACCGGCAAGGCCGGCACCAGTTGGGTCTGGGCCAACCAGATGCCCGATCTGAAGAAGAACACCAAGGACGAGCTGGGCGTGATCGCCTACCCCGGTGACCCCAGCGCACAGTGGGCCCGGGCCTCGATGTACTGGTCGGTGTTCAAGGGCAGCAAGAACAAGGACGTCGCCGTCGACGTGATCAACTTCCTGAACAACGACCTGGAGGCGGTCAAACTGCTCGGCACCGACCGGGGCCTGCCATCCAATCAGGACCTGCGTCGCGTGGTCAGCGACGACACCACCGACCCGGCCATGAAGCAGTCCCTCGCCGTGGAGGCGGAGCTGACCCAGAAGTTCGGCCCGTCGCCACAGGTGCCGATCAAGGGGCACAGCAAGGTGCGTTCCGAGCTGACCAAGGCCGCCGAGAACGCACAGTACGGCCGCGCCACCCCCGCCCAGGCCGCCGCCCAGTTCATCGAGGCGTGCAAGGCCGCCATCGCCTGA
- a CDS encoding LacI family DNA-binding transcriptional regulator, whose amino-acid sequence MPVTIRDVARASGVHISTVSRTFSAPHLVNPETRVRVLACAEDLGYRPNRAARALITGRTHNIGLIIADIANPFFPPLIKAAESQARHRDYHVFVADTNEDPTAEEELVHALAKQVDGVLLCSPRMSNSLIEQLSREVPLVVVNRQVTGLPCVLMDVGQGARAAIEHLIGLGHRSIALLGGPRSSWTNREMRRAAGTAARSGGAELTLLGPNAPTETGGSAVAEQVRRSGVSAVLAYNDLMAIGLIEGLHALGIRVPQEVSVVGVDDITLSRLTRPKLTTVATPTGAAGRTAVDMLLQQDIESPRAARGSGAGTALGVRRTTAQVMLQTDLVIRDSTGPGPHARPARPLAAPLGPDPHCPAGPGIPTAVTGDAVAS is encoded by the coding sequence GTGCCAGTCACCATCCGGGACGTCGCCCGGGCGTCCGGTGTGCACATCTCCACCGTGTCCCGCACCTTCTCCGCTCCGCACCTGGTCAACCCGGAGACCCGGGTCCGGGTGCTCGCGTGCGCGGAGGATCTGGGCTACCGGCCGAACCGGGCCGCCCGCGCCCTGATCACCGGCCGTACGCACAACATCGGGCTGATCATCGCGGACATCGCGAACCCGTTCTTCCCGCCGCTGATAAAGGCAGCGGAGAGTCAGGCCCGGCACCGCGACTACCACGTCTTCGTGGCCGACACCAACGAGGACCCCACCGCCGAGGAGGAATTGGTCCACGCGCTGGCCAAGCAGGTGGACGGTGTGCTGCTGTGCAGCCCTCGGATGAGCAACAGCCTGATCGAGCAGCTCAGCCGTGAGGTGCCTCTGGTGGTCGTGAACCGCCAGGTGACCGGCCTGCCCTGCGTGCTGATGGACGTCGGGCAGGGCGCTCGGGCGGCGATCGAGCACCTGATCGGCCTGGGCCACCGCAGCATCGCGCTGCTCGGCGGCCCGCGCAGCTCGTGGACCAACCGGGAGATGCGCCGAGCCGCCGGCACGGCCGCCCGATCCGGCGGGGCCGAGCTGACCCTGCTCGGCCCGAACGCGCCCACCGAGACCGGCGGCTCCGCCGTCGCCGAGCAGGTGCGGCGCAGCGGTGTGTCGGCCGTGCTCGCCTACAACGACCTGATGGCGATCGGCCTCATCGAGGGGCTGCACGCGCTCGGGATCCGGGTGCCGCAGGAGGTGAGCGTCGTCGGGGTCGACGACATCACCCTGAGCCGGCTCACCCGCCCCAAACTGACGACGGTGGCCACACCCACCGGGGCCGCCGGCCGGACGGCCGTCGACATGCTGCTGCAACAGGACATCGAGTCACCGCGCGCCGCGCGGGGGTCCGGTGCCGGCACGGCGCTCGGCGTCCGTCGTACGACCGCACAGGTAATGCTCCAGACCGACCTGGTCATCCGCGACTCGACCGGCCCGGGCCCGCACGCCCGACCGGCACGTCCCCTGGCCGCACCGCTTGGCCCGGACCCGCATTGCCCTGCGGGCCCGGGCATCCCGACCGCGGTCACCGGTGACGCCGTCGCCTCCTAA
- a CDS encoding Gfo/Idh/MocA family protein: MTRRVDGRVRYAVVGTGARAEMFVRALVLDHPDATELVAFADVNQARMDAHNRWLAELGHRPVPTYPAGDFAGMLDKERVDVVLVTSVDVTHDEYVVAALRAGREVITEKPMTVDAPRCRRILDTVFETGGRVTVAFNYRYNPLHEQVHRLLAEGAVGEIGSVHFEWLLDVRHGADYFRRWHRDKATSGGLMVHKASHHFDLVNWWLAATPVEVYAAGRLFFYGADGRRHGYARDYERAHGSPAAVDDPFALRLDAHPRLRELYLDAEAEDGYQRDRNVFAPGVSIEDDMAVLARYSTGATMTYHLTAYAPWEGYRVMVNGSRGRLELEVTENDFVDRGTAGAVKGAALHGTEAPAEGGGATLTLRPFWEPPQQIPIADRPRHGHGGADARMTGVLLGGQPDPLGRAATADDGALALLTGLAANRSFETGQPVRVADLLTPR, translated from the coding sequence ATGACACGGAGAGTCGACGGCCGGGTCCGGTACGCCGTCGTGGGCACCGGCGCACGGGCCGAGATGTTCGTCCGGGCCCTGGTGCTCGACCACCCCGACGCCACCGAGCTGGTCGCCTTCGCCGACGTCAACCAGGCCCGGATGGACGCGCACAACCGCTGGCTGGCCGAGCTGGGCCACCGCCCGGTGCCCACGTACCCGGCGGGTGACTTCGCGGGAATGCTGGACAAAGAGCGCGTCGACGTCGTCCTGGTCACCAGCGTGGACGTCACCCACGACGAGTACGTGGTGGCCGCGTTGCGCGCCGGCCGGGAGGTCATCACCGAGAAGCCGATGACCGTGGACGCGCCCCGCTGCCGGCGCATCCTGGACACGGTGTTCGAGACCGGCGGCCGGGTGACCGTCGCGTTCAACTATCGCTACAACCCGTTGCACGAACAGGTCCACCGGCTGCTCGCCGAGGGTGCGGTCGGCGAGATCGGCTCGGTGCACTTCGAGTGGCTGCTCGACGTCCGCCACGGCGCCGACTACTTCCGCCGCTGGCACCGCGACAAGGCCACGTCCGGTGGGCTGATGGTGCACAAGGCCAGCCACCACTTCGACCTGGTCAACTGGTGGTTGGCCGCCACCCCCGTCGAGGTGTACGCGGCCGGCCGGCTCTTCTTCTACGGCGCGGACGGCCGCCGGCACGGCTACGCCCGCGACTACGAACGGGCACATGGCTCCCCCGCCGCGGTCGACGATCCGTTCGCGCTGCGGCTGGACGCGCACCCGCGGCTACGCGAGCTGTATCTCGACGCCGAGGCCGAGGACGGCTACCAGCGCGACCGCAACGTCTTCGCCCCGGGCGTGAGCATCGAGGACGACATGGCGGTGCTGGCCCGCTACTCCACCGGCGCCACGATGACCTACCACCTCACCGCCTACGCACCCTGGGAGGGCTACCGGGTGATGGTCAACGGCAGCCGGGGCCGGCTGGAGCTGGAGGTCACCGAGAACGACTTCGTCGACCGGGGCACCGCCGGTGCGGTCAAGGGCGCCGCCCTGCACGGCACCGAGGCACCGGCCGAGGGCGGCGGTGCGACACTCACCCTGCGCCCGTTCTGGGAACCGCCCCAGCAGATCCCGATCGCGGACCGGCCCCGACACGGGCACGGCGGAGCGGACGCCCGGATGACCGGGGTGCTCCTCGGCGGCCAACCCGACCCGCTGGGCCGCGCCGCCACCGCCGACGACGGCGCGTTGGCCCTGCTCACCGGCCTGGCCGCCAACCGGTCCTTCGAGACCGGCCAGCCCGTCCGTGTCGCCGACCTGCTCACCCCCCGCTGA
- the uxaC gene encoding glucuronate isomerase, with product MPTFDHNDLLLPPEPGQRALARELYALAAEQPIISPHGHVDPALLAEDLPFPDPAQLLIVPDHYLTRMLLSQGVPPADLGVPTSDGSPVETDGRVIWRRFAAHWHLFRGTPSRLWLEQTFRTVFGVHTRFGPATADEIYDEVAARLAEADFRPRALFERFGIEVLATTESPLDDLGRHAKLAADGWGGPGGRVVTTFRPDDVVDMEFEGWSKNVDRLGELAGEDTGTYTGYLAALRARRAAFIAAGATSSDHGHPTARTLDLAPAEAERLYDRGRRGEADAADAEAFRAHMLVEFARMSLDDGLVMQLHPGAVRNHNRWLYDRHGRDVGGDIPQATEYVHALAPLLERYGNDSRLRVVLYTLDEDTFTRELAPLAGGYAALLLGAPWWFLDSPEVLRRFRETVTESAGFYNTTGFVDDTRAFCSIPVRHDVARRVDAGFLARLVAEHRLPMDEAAETIVDLAYRLPKRVFNFGGHQQ from the coding sequence GTGCCGACGTTCGACCACAACGACCTGCTCCTTCCGCCCGAACCCGGCCAACGCGCGCTGGCCCGGGAGCTGTACGCCCTCGCGGCGGAGCAACCCATCATCTCGCCACACGGGCACGTCGACCCAGCCCTGCTCGCCGAGGACCTGCCCTTCCCCGACCCGGCGCAGCTGCTCATCGTGCCCGACCACTACCTGACGAGGATGCTGCTCAGTCAGGGCGTACCCCCGGCGGATCTGGGCGTGCCCACCAGCGACGGCAGCCCGGTGGAGACCGACGGCCGGGTGATCTGGCGGCGCTTCGCCGCGCACTGGCACCTGTTCCGGGGCACCCCGTCGCGGCTCTGGCTGGAGCAGACCTTCCGCACCGTGTTCGGGGTGCACACCCGGTTCGGCCCGGCCACCGCCGACGAGATCTACGACGAGGTCGCGGCCCGGCTCGCCGAGGCGGACTTCCGGCCCCGGGCGCTGTTCGAGCGGTTCGGCATCGAGGTGCTGGCCACCACCGAGTCCCCACTGGACGACCTGGGCCGGCACGCCAAGCTGGCCGCCGACGGATGGGGCGGGCCGGGCGGTCGGGTGGTCACCACCTTCCGCCCGGACGACGTGGTGGACATGGAGTTCGAGGGCTGGTCGAAGAACGTGGACCGCCTCGGCGAGCTGGCCGGCGAGGACACCGGCACGTACACCGGCTACCTGGCCGCGCTGCGGGCCCGGCGCGCCGCGTTCATCGCCGCCGGGGCGACCTCCTCCGACCACGGCCACCCCACCGCGCGCACGCTGGACCTGGCGCCGGCCGAGGCCGAGCGGCTGTACGACCGGGGCCGGCGCGGCGAGGCCGACGCCGCCGACGCGGAAGCGTTCCGGGCGCACATGCTTGTGGAGTTCGCCCGGATGTCGCTCGACGACGGACTGGTCATGCAGTTGCACCCCGGTGCGGTGCGCAACCACAACCGCTGGCTGTACGACCGGCACGGCCGCGACGTCGGCGGAGACATCCCGCAGGCCACCGAGTACGTGCACGCGCTCGCCCCGCTGCTGGAACGTTACGGCAACGACTCACGCCTGCGCGTGGTGCTCTACACCCTCGACGAGGACACCTTCACCCGCGAGCTGGCGCCCCTCGCGGGTGGGTACGCCGCGCTGCTGCTCGGGGCGCCCTGGTGGTTCCTGGACTCCCCCGAGGTGCTGCGCCGCTTCCGGGAGACGGTCACCGAGAGCGCAGGTTTCTACAACACCACCGGGTTCGTCGACGACACCCGCGCGTTCTGCTCGATCCCGGTCCGCCACGACGTGGCCCGCCGGGTGGACGCCGGATTCCTGGCCCGGCTGGTCGCCGAGCACCGGCTGCCGATGGACGAGGCGGCCGAGACCATCGTCGACCTGGCGTACCGGCTGCCGAAGCGGGTCTTCAACTTCGGAGGACACCAGCAATGA